The Pseudomonas sp. FP2309 genome has a window encoding:
- the xdhC gene encoding xanthine dehydrogenase accessory protein XdhC: MNNWISALADLQNRGEPCVLVTIIEELGSTPRNAGSKMVISAAQTFDTIGGGHLEYKAMQIARDMLVRGQQNTHLERFSLGASLGQCCGGVTVLLFEPMGQVQAQIAVFGAGHVGRALVPLLASLPCRVRWIDSREQEFPEHIPQGVRKIISEEPVDEIADLPAGSYCIVMTHNHALDLELSAALLKRNDFAYFGLIGSKTKRVKFDHRLRERGFDAAQLQRMRCPMGLTEVKGKLPVEIAISIAGEIIATYNANFGQHTASAEPIAKLLPASRRSQAIN; this comes from the coding sequence ATGAATAACTGGATCAGCGCCTTGGCCGATCTGCAAAACCGTGGCGAGCCCTGCGTACTCGTGACCATCATCGAAGAGCTCGGCTCCACCCCACGCAACGCCGGCTCGAAGATGGTCATCAGCGCGGCGCAGACCTTCGACACCATCGGCGGCGGGCACCTGGAATACAAGGCCATGCAGATCGCCCGGGACATGCTCGTGCGTGGCCAGCAGAACACCCATCTGGAGCGCTTCAGCCTGGGCGCCAGCCTGGGACAGTGCTGCGGCGGGGTGACGGTGCTGCTGTTCGAACCCATGGGTCAGGTGCAGGCGCAGATTGCGGTATTTGGCGCCGGCCACGTCGGCCGTGCGCTGGTGCCGTTGCTGGCAAGCCTGCCGTGCCGGGTGCGCTGGATTGATTCACGCGAGCAGGAGTTCCCGGAACATATCCCACAGGGCGTGCGTAAAATCATCAGCGAAGAGCCGGTCGACGAAATTGCCGACCTGCCGGCGGGCAGTTACTGCATCGTCATGACCCACAATCACGCATTGGACCTGGAACTCAGCGCCGCCCTGCTCAAGCGCAATGACTTCGCCTACTTCGGCCTGATCGGCTCGAAGACCAAACGCGTGAAGTTCGACCACCGCCTGCGCGAGCGTGGTTTCGACGCCGCACAGTTGCAACGCATGCGCTGCCCCATGGGCCTCACCGAGGTGAAGGGTAAATTGCCCGTGGAGATCGCCATCTCCATCGCCGGCGAAATCATCGCCACCTACAACGCCAATTTCGGCCAGCACACCGCGAGCGCCGAACCCATTGCCAAACTGCTGCCGGCGTCGCGTCGCAGCCAAGCTATCAATTGA
- the guaD gene encoding guanine deaminase gives MPLTRKAYRAAILHSLADPAEVGIEASYEYFEDGLLVVDNGRISALGHASDLLPTLPADIDITHYQDALITPGLIDTHIHLPQTGMVGAYGEQLLDWLNTYTFPCESQFADKAHADEVADIFIKELLRNGTTTALVFGSVHPQSVNSFFEAAEKLDLRMIAGKVMMDRNAPDYLTDTADSGYQESKALIERWHGKGRLHYAVTPRFAPTSTPEQLALAGQLLGEYPDLYMQTHISENKQEVEWVKALFPERSGYLDVYDHYKLLGERSVFAHGVHLCDEECARLAETGSAVAFCPTSNFFLGSGLFNLPMAEKHKLNVGLGTDVGGGTSFSLLQTLNEAYKVMQLQGARLSPFKSLYLATLGGARALRLEDRIGTLQPGTDADFLVLDYNATPLLSYRLKQANHIAETLFVLMTLGDDRTVLQTYAAGQLVHQR, from the coding sequence ATGCCTTTGACTCGCAAAGCCTACCGTGCGGCCATCCTGCACAGCCTCGCCGACCCCGCTGAAGTGGGCATCGAAGCGTCCTACGAATATTTCGAAGACGGCCTGCTGGTGGTCGATAACGGCCGGATCAGCGCCCTGGGTCACGCCAGCGACCTGCTGCCGACCCTGCCGGCCGATATCGACATCACCCATTATCAGGACGCGTTGATCACCCCCGGCCTGATCGACACCCATATCCACCTGCCGCAAACCGGCATGGTCGGCGCCTACGGCGAGCAGTTGCTGGACTGGCTCAACACCTACACCTTCCCTTGCGAAAGCCAGTTCGCCGACAAGGCCCACGCCGATGAAGTGGCGGACATTTTTATCAAGGAGCTGCTGCGCAACGGCACCACCACCGCCCTGGTGTTCGGCAGCGTGCACCCGCAGTCGGTCAATTCGTTTTTTGAAGCGGCCGAGAAACTCGACCTGCGCATGATCGCCGGCAAGGTGATGATGGACCGCAACGCGCCGGACTATCTGACCGACACCGCCGACTCCGGCTATCAGGAAAGCAAGGCGCTGATCGAGCGCTGGCACGGCAAGGGCCGCCTGCACTATGCGGTCACGCCTCGCTTTGCGCCGACCAGCACGCCAGAGCAACTGGCGTTGGCCGGGCAGTTACTCGGGGAATACCCGGACCTGTATATGCAGACGCACATCAGCGAGAACAAGCAGGAAGTCGAATGGGTCAAGGCGCTGTTTCCAGAGCGCAGCGGCTACCTGGATGTGTACGACCATTACAAGCTTCTCGGCGAACGCTCGGTGTTCGCCCATGGCGTGCATCTGTGTGATGAGGAGTGCGCGCGCCTGGCGGAGACCGGCTCGGCGGTGGCGTTCTGCCCAACGTCGAACTTCTTCCTCGGCAGTGGCCTGTTCAATCTGCCGATGGCCGAAAAGCACAAATTAAACGTGGGCCTGGGTACCGATGTGGGCGGTGGCACCAGCTTTTCGCTGCTGCAAACCCTGAACGAAGCCTACAAGGTCATGCAGTTGCAGGGTGCGCGGTTGAGCCCGTTCAAATCGTTGTACCTGGCCACCCTGGGCGGCGCGCGGGCGCTGCGTTTGGAAGACAGGATCGGTACGTTGCAGCCGGGTACCGACGCAGACTTTTTGGTGCTGGACTACAACGCCACGCCGCTGCTGAGCTATCGCTTGAAGCAGGCCAATCATATTGCCGAGACGTTGTTCGTGCTGATGACGCTGGGGGACGACCGGACGGTGTTACAAACCTATGCGGCCGGGCAGTTGGTGCACCAACGCTGA
- a CDS encoding GntR family transcriptional regulator: protein MNEQLQPLKKQPRAGKAGRSGTQDDIVYAHIFEAILEQRLAPGTKLSEEALGEIFGVSRTIIRRALSRLAHEGVVLLRPNRGAVVASPSVEEARQVFLARRLVERAITELAVQHATAEQLAELRQMVNDERDSFSRGDRGAGIRLSGEFHLKLAEAAKNAPLISFQRSLVSQTSLIIAQYESGNRSHCSYDEHTQLIDAIEARDAALAVNLMMHHMDHIDSKLNLDEESASDDLHAVFSHLLQTKKPGRSSVKL from the coding sequence ATGAACGAACAGTTGCAACCTCTCAAGAAACAACCGCGTGCCGGCAAGGCCGGTCGCAGTGGAACCCAGGACGATATCGTCTATGCACATATCTTCGAGGCGATCCTCGAACAACGCCTGGCGCCCGGAACCAAATTGAGCGAAGAGGCACTGGGCGAAATTTTCGGCGTGAGCCGCACCATCATTCGTCGCGCCCTGTCGCGCCTGGCGCATGAGGGCGTGGTGTTGCTGCGGCCCAATCGCGGCGCGGTAGTGGCCAGCCCCAGCGTCGAAGAAGCGCGCCAGGTGTTCCTGGCCCGACGTCTGGTGGAGCGCGCAATCACCGAGTTGGCGGTGCAGCACGCCACCGCCGAGCAACTGGCCGAATTACGCCAGATGGTCAACGACGAGCGTGACAGCTTCTCCCGTGGTGATCGCGGTGCCGGCATCCGCCTCTCCGGCGAATTCCACCTCAAGCTGGCTGAAGCGGCGAAAAACGCACCGCTGATCAGCTTCCAGCGCAGCCTGGTGTCCCAGACCTCATTGATCATCGCCCAGTACGAAAGCGGCAACCGCTCGCACTGTTCCTACGATGAGCACACCCAGTTGATCGACGCGATCGAAGCGCGGGACGCGGCATTGGCGGTGAACCTGATGATGCATCACATGGATCACATCGACAGCAAGCTCAACCTTGATGAAGAGAGCGCGTCGGATGATCTGCACGCGGTGTTCTCGCACCTGCTGCAGACCAAGAAGCCAGGGCGCTCGTCGGTAAAGTTGTAA
- a CDS encoding benzoate/H(+) symporter BenE family transporter: MTHATQARLRPLADTSPSAIVAGFIAMMTGYTSSLVLMFQAGQAAGLTTAQISSWIWAISIGMAVCSIGLSLRYRTPITIAWSTPGAALLITSLGGVSYGEAIGAYITCAVLVMICGLTGSFEKLVKRIPASLAAALLAGILFKIGSEIFVAAQHRTGLVLGMFFTYLIIKRLSPRYAVLAALVIGTLLSGLMGLLDFSGFHLEVATPVWTTPHFSLAATISIGIPLFVVAMTSQNMPGVAVLRADGYNVPASPLITATGLASLVLAPFGSHGINLAAISAAICTGPHAHEDRNKRYTAAVWCGVFYGIAGVFGATLAALFAALPKELVLSIAALALFGSIINGLSIAMNEPKEREAALITFMVTASGLTLFSIGSAFWGIVAGVLTLLILNWRKA; encoded by the coding sequence ATGACCCACGCTACCCAAGCGCGTCTGCGCCCGCTGGCCGACACGTCGCCCTCTGCCATCGTCGCCGGTTTTATCGCGATGATGACCGGCTACACCAGCTCGCTGGTGCTGATGTTCCAGGCCGGCCAGGCCGCCGGTTTGACCACCGCGCAAATTTCGTCGTGGATCTGGGCGATTTCCATCGGCATGGCGGTATGCAGCATCGGCCTGTCGCTGCGCTACCGCACACCGATCACCATCGCCTGGTCCACGCCGGGCGCGGCGCTGTTGATCACCAGCCTGGGCGGTGTGAGTTATGGCGAGGCCATTGGCGCCTACATTACATGCGCGGTGCTGGTGATGATCTGCGGGCTGACCGGCAGCTTTGAAAAACTGGTCAAGCGTATTCCCGCGTCGCTGGCGGCGGCGTTGCTGGCGGGGATTCTATTCAAGATCGGCAGCGAGATCTTCGTTGCCGCGCAACATCGTACGGGCCTGGTGCTGGGGATGTTTTTCACCTACCTGATCATCAAACGCTTGTCACCGCGCTATGCGGTGCTCGCCGCACTGGTGATCGGCACGCTGCTGTCGGGGCTGATGGGCTTGCTGGACTTCAGCGGCTTTCACCTGGAAGTGGCGACGCCGGTATGGACCACGCCGCACTTTTCATTGGCGGCAACCATCAGCATCGGCATTCCACTGTTTGTGGTGGCGATGACCTCACAAAACATGCCCGGCGTCGCGGTGTTGCGGGCAGACGGCTATAACGTGCCCGCCTCGCCGCTGATCACCGCCACCGGCCTGGCCTCCCTGGTGCTGGCACCGTTCGGCTCCCACGGCATCAACCTGGCCGCGATCAGCGCCGCCATCTGCACCGGGCCCCATGCCCATGAAGACCGTAACAAGCGCTATACGGCAGCGGTATGGTGCGGGGTGTTCTACGGGATTGCCGGGGTGTTCGGCGCCACGTTGGCGGCACTGTTTGCCGCGCTGCCCAAAGAGTTGGTGCTGTCGATTGCGGCGTTGGCGTTGTTTGGCTCGATCATCAATGGCTTGAGCATCGCCATGAATGAGCCGAAGGAACGGGAAGCGGCGCTGATCACCTTTATGGTCACCGCGTCAGGCTTGACGTTGTTTTCCATCGGGTCGGCGTTCTGGGGGATTGTGGCGGGGGTGTTGACGCTGCTGATTCTGAACTGGCGCAAGGCATAA
- a CDS encoding YggL family protein: MATNRSQRLRKKLCVDEFQELGFELNLDFNEGLSEEAIDAFLEAFIKEAMEANGLGYVGGDDYGLVCLQKRGSVSEEQRAAVEAWLKTRSELTKAEVSPLLDVWYPEKPINAAK; encoded by the coding sequence ATGGCGACTAACCGTTCCCAGCGTCTGCGCAAAAAACTGTGCGTTGATGAATTTCAAGAGCTGGGTTTCGAACTGAACCTGGACTTCAACGAAGGCCTGAGTGAAGAAGCTATCGACGCTTTCCTCGAAGCATTCATCAAAGAAGCCATGGAAGCCAACGGTCTGGGCTATGTCGGCGGCGATGACTACGGTCTGGTTTGCCTGCAGAAGCGCGGCTCGGTTTCCGAAGAGCAGCGTGCTGCTGTTGAAGCCTGGCTGAAAACCCGTTCTGAGCTGACCAAGGCTGAAGTCAGCCCGCTGCTGGACGTGTGGTATCCGGAAAAGCCGATCAACGCGGCTAAGTGA
- the dacB gene encoding D-alanyl-D-alanine carboxypeptidase/D-alanyl-D-alanine-endopeptidase yields the protein MIKSLRPLLLAGLLLPLALCANAAPVNNTLPPNVQQALAKAKLQNTALSLVMIPLNGPGTPTVFNADVSVNPASTMKLVTTYAALEMLGPNHQWKTEFYTDGTLSGGVLHGNLYLKGGGDPKLNMEKLWLLMRDLRANGVQQVTGDLVLDRGFFIPPQLPEFNDDGNDENKPFLVKPDALLVNLKALRFVTRNDSGRVIVSVEPPIASIRIDNQVKASNAKQCTGDVRYNPVTAADGSVTVTVSGQLGDGCSSQTYLSLLDHATYTAGAVRAIWKELGGSIQGRDIQAPVPKDAKVLARAFSPDLAEIIRDINKYSNNTMAQQLFLSLGAQFRNDADGDDAKAAQRVVRQWLAKKGITAPHLVMENGSGLSRAERVSAREMAAMLQAAWKSPYAAEYISSMPIAGTDGTMRKRLKTTAMRGEAHVKTGTLNTVRAIAGFSRDNNGNTWAVVAILNDPKPWGASSVLDQVLLDLYRQPKLAAAAPVL from the coding sequence ATGATCAAATCTTTACGTCCATTGTTACTTGCCGGTCTTCTTCTGCCATTGGCCCTCTGCGCCAATGCCGCCCCAGTCAATAACACCCTTCCACCAAACGTTCAGCAAGCCCTTGCCAAAGCCAAGCTGCAAAACACCGCGCTGTCGCTGGTGATGATCCCGCTCAACGGCCCCGGCACCCCCACCGTCTTCAACGCCGATGTCTCGGTTAACCCCGCGTCCACCATGAAGCTGGTCACCACGTATGCAGCCCTGGAAATGCTGGGCCCCAACCACCAGTGGAAAACCGAGTTCTACACCGACGGCACCCTCAGCGGCGGCGTGTTGCACGGCAACCTGTACCTCAAGGGCGGCGGCGACCCCAAGCTGAACATGGAAAAACTCTGGCTGCTGATGCGTGACCTGCGCGCCAACGGCGTGCAGCAAGTCACCGGCGATCTGGTGCTGGACCGTGGCTTCTTTATCCCGCCGCAATTGCCGGAGTTCAACGACGACGGCAACGACGAGAACAAGCCGTTCCTGGTCAAGCCCGACGCGCTGCTGGTCAACCTCAAGGCCCTGCGGTTTGTCACCCGCAATGATTCCGGACGTGTGATCGTGTCGGTCGAACCGCCGATTGCCAGTATTCGCATCGACAATCAGGTCAAGGCGTCCAACGCCAAGCAATGCACGGGTGACGTGCGCTACAACCCGGTCACCGCCGCCGATGGCAGCGTGACGGTCACCGTCAGCGGCCAGTTGGGCGATGGCTGCAGCTCGCAGACGTATCTGTCGCTGCTGGACCATGCCACCTACACTGCCGGCGCCGTACGGGCGATCTGGAAGGAGTTGGGCGGCAGCATCCAGGGGCGTGATATTCAGGCCCCCGTCCCCAAGGATGCCAAGGTACTGGCCCGCGCATTTTCGCCGGACCTGGCGGAAATCATCCGCGACATCAACAAATACAGTAACAACACCATGGCCCAGCAACTGTTCCTGAGCCTCGGCGCGCAGTTTCGCAACGATGCCGATGGTGACGACGCCAAAGCAGCACAACGTGTGGTGCGCCAGTGGCTGGCGAAAAAAGGCATTACCGCACCCCACCTGGTGATGGAAAACGGCTCAGGCCTGTCACGGGCCGAGCGCGTCAGCGCCCGCGAGATGGCCGCCATGCTGCAAGCTGCCTGGAAGAGCCCGTACGCTGCCGAATACATCAGCTCGATGCCGATTGCCGGCACCGACGGCACCATGCGCAAACGCCTGAAGACCACCGCCATGCGCGGCGAAGCCCACGTCAAGACCGGGACCTTGAACACCGTGCGCGCCATCGCCGGGTTCAGCCGTGATAACAATGGCAACACCTGGGCGGTGGTGGCGATCCTAAACGATCCGAAGCCCTGGGGTGCTTCGTCGGTGCTGGATCAGGTGCTGCTGGACCTGTATCGCCAACCGAAGCTGGCAGCCGCAGCGCCTGTGCTCTAA
- a CDS encoding diguanylate cyclase has protein sequence MPLQAVRPKILGFISEQASAWLVALVVFLVGCALTLVLTWAASDLYRQQVRQRFQLLANERYTRLQERFEDQEQRLNSLRRFFINSDDVSREEFDGFAQPLLSRARAYAWAPRVFREQRTRFEQEQSRLSGTPFVIRELNAAGELAPSPERDEYVPVLYSQTQSLLGSPLGFDLLAQPLRRSTLERAQKSGMLAVSQPMQLVGIEPAYATGVLLVAPVASQQSQDQFRGYVMAVISMRQLVADGLPNPERDNLVMQIVDTSDLQKRMLYASSNTVGDSDLVGARRLTLGDHVYALTLRPSQVFDQANHSSLTTILTMGGLLSLLLSALLYVLVSQRQRALKLVEERTLELRQREQEVRDAHGQLRSVLNAATQVAIIATDLRGTINTFNAGAEQMLGFKAEQVVGKLTLESLHLAQELETRAASLSVAMGKRIPASQAMLGESPDSLHEAHEWTLVRQDGSQLTVNMLATVLLDDHGLWIGYLAIYLDITEQKRAYEALAARDRLLKKLSAHVPGGIFQFTLEPQENWRFIYASDGMRDIYEVETGILQQDATRALERIHPLDVERVRASIRLSALQLSHWREEYRVLLPQRGLRWIRGEATPEELPGGGTLWHGYVSDISDLKRVEEELRALSITDSLTGIHNRRYFQDRLKTEMVRVGRTRGALSVIMLDVDHFKRINDKHGHAVGDGVLQELCKRISQRLRRTDVFCRLGGEEFMVLCPNTDSEQAYCLAMELWQSLRGEPMTPVGIVTASFGVASWRVDEGIDSLLLRADSAVYAAKQAGRDRVEAPGLPV, from the coding sequence ATGCCGTTGCAAGCCGTCCGCCCGAAGATCCTTGGCTTTATCAGTGAACAGGCGTCGGCTTGGCTGGTGGCATTGGTGGTGTTTCTGGTGGGGTGCGCTCTGACGCTCGTCCTCACTTGGGCGGCGTCTGACCTTTACCGGCAGCAGGTACGCCAGCGCTTTCAGTTGCTGGCCAATGAACGCTATACCCGCCTGCAGGAGCGCTTCGAAGACCAGGAACAACGCTTGAACAGCCTGCGCCGGTTCTTCATTAACTCCGACGATGTTTCCCGCGAAGAATTCGATGGTTTCGCCCAGCCCCTGTTGTCGCGGGCCCGTGCCTACGCCTGGGCGCCCCGGGTGTTTCGCGAGCAGCGCACCAGGTTCGAGCAAGAGCAGTCCCGGCTCAGCGGTACGCCCTTTGTTATCCGTGAATTGAATGCGGCTGGTGAGCTGGCCCCGTCGCCTGAGCGCGATGAATACGTGCCGGTGCTCTATAGCCAGACGCAAAGCCTGTTGGGTTCGCCGCTGGGCTTTGACCTGCTGGCCCAGCCCCTGCGGCGCTCGACGCTGGAGCGGGCGCAAAAGAGCGGCATGCTGGCGGTGTCCCAGCCAATGCAATTAGTGGGGATAGAGCCCGCTTACGCCACGGGCGTGCTGCTGGTGGCACCGGTTGCTTCGCAACAGTCCCAGGATCAGTTTCGAGGCTATGTGATGGCGGTGATCAGCATGCGTCAGCTGGTGGCCGACGGGCTGCCAAATCCAGAGCGGGACAACCTCGTGATGCAGATTGTCGATACCTCCGACCTGCAAAAACGCATGCTTTACGCGTCCAGTAATACTGTGGGCGACAGCGATCTGGTCGGCGCGCGCCGACTGACCTTGGGCGACCATGTGTATGCGCTGACCCTGCGCCCAAGCCAGGTATTCGACCAGGCCAACCATTCATCCCTGACCACCATCCTCACCATGGGCGGGTTGCTCAGCCTGTTGCTCAGCGCCCTGCTTTATGTGCTGGTCAGCCAGCGTCAACGCGCCTTGAAACTGGTGGAAGAGCGCACCTTAGAGCTGCGCCAGCGCGAGCAGGAGGTGCGTGACGCCCACGGCCAGTTGCGCAGCGTGCTCAATGCCGCCACCCAAGTGGCCATCATTGCCACCGACCTGCGCGGCACCATCAATACATTCAACGCCGGCGCCGAACAGATGCTCGGATTCAAGGCTGAGCAGGTGGTGGGCAAATTGACCCTGGAGAGCCTGCACCTGGCGCAGGAACTGGAGACGCGCGCTGCCAGCCTGAGTGTGGCCATGGGCAAGCGCATCCCTGCCAGTCAGGCGATGCTCGGCGAAAGCCCCGACAGCCTGCACGAAGCCCACGAATGGACGCTCGTGCGCCAGGATGGCAGCCAGTTGACGGTGAACATGCTAGCCACCGTGTTGCTTGATGATCACGGCTTATGGATAGGATACCTGGCGATCTACCTGGACATTACCGAACAAAAACGAGCCTACGAGGCCTTGGCGGCGCGCGACCGCTTGCTGAAGAAACTCAGTGCCCATGTGCCGGGCGGGATCTTCCAGTTCACGCTGGAACCTCAGGAAAACTGGCGCTTTATCTATGCCAGTGACGGCATGCGCGACATCTATGAAGTGGAAACGGGGATATTGCAGCAGGATGCGACACGGGCCCTCGAGCGTATCCATCCGCTGGATGTGGAACGGGTGCGGGCTTCGATTCGCCTGTCGGCGTTGCAGTTGAGTCATTGGCGCGAAGAGTATCGGGTGCTGCTGCCCCAACGAGGTCTGCGCTGGATCCGCGGCGAGGCCACCCCGGAGGAGTTACCTGGCGGCGGTACGCTGTGGCACGGTTATGTGTCGGACATTTCCGATCTCAAACGAGTGGAAGAAGAGCTGCGCGCACTGTCGATCACCGATTCGCTGACGGGGATTCATAACCGCCGCTATTTCCAGGACCGTCTCAAAACCGAGATGGTGCGGGTCGGCCGCACCCGCGGGGCCTTGTCGGTGATCATGTTGGATGTCGACCATTTCAAACGGATCAACGACAAGCATGGGCATGCGGTCGGCGACGGGGTGTTGCAGGAGTTATGTAAACGCATCAGCCAACGCTTGCGTCGCACGGATGTGTTTTGCCGCTTGGGCGGCGAGGAGTTCATGGTGCTGTGCCCTAACACCGACAGCGAGCAGGCCTACTGTTTGGCGATGGAGTTATGGCAGTCGCTGCGCGGTGAGCCGATGACCCCGGTGGGCATCGTTACCGCCAGCTTTGGCGTGGCCAGTTGGCGGGTCGACGAGGGCATTGATAGTTTGTTGCTACGCGCCGATTCTGCGGTGTACGCGGCCAAGCAGGCGGGCAGGGATCGGGTTGAAGCGCCCGGCCTGCCTGTCTGA
- the rlmKL gene encoding bifunctional 23S rRNA (guanine(2069)-N(7))-methyltransferase RlmK/23S rRNA (guanine(2445)-N(2))-methyltransferase RlmL translates to MSDRFELFLTCPKGLEGLLIEEAVGLGLEDAREHTSAVRGMADMETAYRLCLWSRLANRVLLVLKRFPMKDAEDLYHGVLDIEWADHMVSDGTLAVEFSGHGSGIDNTHFGALKVKDAIVDKLRTPTGERPSIDKINPDLRIHLRLDRGEAILSLDLSGHSLHQRGYRLQQGAAPLKENLAAAILIRAGWPRIAAEGGALTDPMCGVGTFLVEGAMIAADMAPNLNRELWGFTTWLGHVPALWKKLHAEATERAAIGMNKAPLWVRGYEADPRLIQPARNNIERAGLSHWIKVYQGEVGTFEPRPDQNQKGLVICNPPYGERLGDEASLLYLYQNLGERLRQACMGWEAAVFTGAPDLGKRMGIRSHKQYSFWNGALPCKLLLIKVNPDQFVTGERRTPEQRQAEREQAAYDQAPAEPQERQYNKNGNPIKPAPAPVVEQARLSEGGQMFANRLQKNLKLLGKWAKREGVDCYRVYDADMPEYSMAIDLYHDWVHVQEYAAPKSIDPEKASARMFDALAAIPQALNIDKSRVVVKRRERQSGTKQYERQSAQGKFTEVSEGGVKLLVNLTDYLDTGLFLDHRPMRMRIQKEAAGKRFLNLYCYTATASVHAAKGGARSTTSVDLSKTYLDWARRNFSLNGFSDKNRLEQGDVMAWLEASRDEFDMIFIDPPTFSNSKRMEGIFDVQRDHVQLLDLAMARLAPGGVLYFSNNFRKFQLEDNLSERYAVEEISDKTIDPDFARNAKIHRAWKITAR, encoded by the coding sequence ATGTCGGACCGTTTTGAACTCTTCCTCACCTGCCCCAAAGGCCTCGAAGGCCTGCTGATCGAGGAAGCCGTCGGGCTTGGCCTTGAGGACGCCCGCGAGCACACTTCGGCCGTGCGCGGCATGGCCGACATGGAAACCGCCTACCGCCTGTGTCTCTGGTCGCGCCTGGCCAACCGCGTGCTGCTGGTGCTCAAGCGCTTCCCGATGAAGGACGCTGAGGACCTCTATCACGGCGTGCTGGATATCGAATGGGCCGACCACATGGTCAGTGACGGTACCTTGGCGGTGGAATTCAGCGGTCACGGTTCGGGCATCGACAACACCCACTTCGGCGCGCTGAAGGTCAAGGATGCGATCGTCGACAAGCTGCGCACCCCGACCGGCGAACGTCCGTCCATCGACAAGATCAACCCGGACCTGCGTATTCACCTGCGCCTGGACCGCGGCGAAGCCATTTTGTCGCTCGACCTCTCCGGCCACAGCCTGCACCAGCGCGGCTATCGCCTGCAGCAAGGTGCGGCGCCGTTGAAGGAAAACCTGGCGGCAGCCATTCTGATCCGTGCCGGCTGGCCGCGCATTGCGGCCGAAGGCGGCGCGTTGACCGACCCGATGTGTGGCGTGGGTACCTTCCTGGTTGAAGGCGCAATGATCGCCGCCGACATGGCGCCCAACCTCAACCGCGAGCTGTGGGGCTTCACCACGTGGCTGGGTCACGTCCCGGCGTTGTGGAAGAAGCTGCACGCCGAGGCCACTGAGCGCGCGGCCATCGGCATGAACAAAGCCCCACTGTGGGTGCGTGGCTACGAAGCGGATCCACGCCTGATCCAACCCGCGCGCAACAACATCGAGCGCGCAGGCCTGAGCCACTGGATCAAGGTGTATCAGGGCGAAGTCGGTACCTTTGAACCGCGCCCGGACCAGAACCAGAAAGGCCTGGTGATCTGTAACCCACCGTACGGCGAGCGCCTGGGTGACGAAGCCAGCCTGCTGTACCTCTATCAGAACCTGGGTGAGCGTCTGCGCCAGGCATGCATGGGCTGGGAAGCGGCGGTGTTCACCGGCGCGCCGGACCTGGGCAAGCGCATGGGTATCCGCAGCCACAAGCAGTATTCGTTCTGGAACGGCGCCTTGCCGTGCAAATTGCTGCTGATCAAAGTCAACCCGGACCAGTTCGTCACCGGCGAGCGCCGCACCCCGGAGCAACGCCAGGCCGAACGTGAACAGGCGGCTTACGATCAGGCCCCGGCCGAGCCGCAAGAGCGTCAGTACAACAAGAACGGTAATCCGATCAAGCCCGCTCCGGCGCCGGTGGTCGAGCAAGCGCGCCTGAGCGAAGGCGGGCAGATGTTCGCCAACCGTCTGCAAAAGAACCTCAAGTTGCTGGGCAAGTGGGCCAAGCGTGAAGGCGTCGATTGCTACCGTGTCTACGATGCCGACATGCCGGAATACTCCATGGCCATCGACCTGTACCACGACTGGGTGCACGTGCAGGAATACGCTGCGCCCAAGTCCATCGACCCGGAAAAAGCCTCCGCACGCATGTTCGATGCGCTTGCCGCCATCCCTCAGGCGCTGAACATCGACAAGAGCCGTGTGGTGGTCAAGCGTCGTGAGCGTCAGAGCGGCACCAAGCAGTACGAGCGCCAGAGCGCCCAGGGCAAGTTCACCGAGGTCAGCGAAGGCGGCGTGAAGTTGCTGGTCAACCTCACCGACTACCTGGATACCGGCCTGTTTCTCGACCACCGCCCGATGCGCATGCGTATTCAAAAAGAGGCGGCCGGCAAGCGTTTCCTCAACCTGTACTGCTACACCGCCACCGCCAGTGTGCACGCGGCCAAGGGCGGCGCGCGCAGCACCACCAGTGTCGACCTGTCCAAGACCTACCTGGACTGGGCCCGTCGCAACTTCTCGCTCAATGGTTTCTCCGACAAGAACCGCCTGGAGCAGGGCGATGTGATGGCGTGGCTGGAAGCCAGTCGCGATGAGTTCGACATGATCTTCATCGACCCGCCGACCTTCTCCAACTCCAAGCGTATGGAAGGCATCTTCGACGTGCAGCGTGACCACGTGCAATTGCTCGACCTGGCCATGGCCCGCCTGGCACCAGGTGGCGTGCTGTACTTCTCGAATAACTTCCGCAAGTTCCAGCTCGAGGACAACCTCAGCGAACGCTATGCGGTCGAGGAGATCAGCGATAAAACCATCGACCCGGATTTTGCGCGCAATGCGAAGATCCACCGGGCCTGGAAAATCACCGCGCGCTGA
- the rmf gene encoding ribosome modulation factor codes for MRRLKRDPLERAFLRGYQYGVHGKSRELCPFTLPSVRQAWINGWREGRGDNWDGMTGTAGIHRLNELHAVG; via the coding sequence ATGAGAAGACTTAAGCGTGATCCGTTGGAAAGAGCATTTTTACGCGGATATCAATATGGCGTTCATGGCAAATCCCGTGAGCTTTGCCCATTTACTCTACCGTCGGTACGTCAAGCCTGGATCAACGGCTGGCGCGAAGGACGCGGCGACAACTGGGACGGTATGACAGGCACTGCGGGAATCCACAGACTCAACGAACTTCACGCCGTCGGCTAA